The nucleotide window TAGTTCCCAAGTACCTGTATCTGTTGCTAGTATTCTACCTCAGCAGCTCCAGCCGTTTCAACTGCATGCTTCAAACTGGTTAATGAAAGAAGAAGCTTCTCTTGCTAATAGCTTAAAAGGTTTGAGGGTCTCAGAAAATGAGCATGTTGTGAAACATGATTTGCAGGAAAATATAGGCGTTTCATTCCCAGATTTTGGGCTGGTTCCAATCCAGCAATCTGTTAATGCTAGTACTAGTAGTTTGGCCTACAGTCATTTGAAAGAGCCAGAAGCTATGATACCACCCAAGATTGATGCTGTTGCTGGAGTTACTTTTGACAGTTTAGCTGTAAAAGCTACATCAGCATTGCCAGCAGGCCAGAGGAAAAATCCAGTTAGCCGCCCTGTTCGGCATCTTGGACCTCCACCTGGCTTCAGCCCTGTTCCTTCCAAACAAGTGACTGCACCAATTTCGGCTTCATACTTGACTAGCGAAAATCCTCTGATTGATGATTACAGCTGGTTGGATGGATATCGGTTGCCACCTTCAACGAGAGGCCTTGGTATTTCCACCAATTATCCATCACATGCAAATCCTCAATATATCGGTAATAGCAATGGTGTTACGGGGACAGTCAGCTTTCCGTTTCCTGGAAAACAAGCTCCAGCAATGCAGCAGCTCCAGTTTGAAAAACAGAAAGGCTGGCAGGATTTCCAAACTTTTGATCATCTAAAATTGCAGCATGAACAGCAGCTGCAGCAACAGCAATTGGGTAATGGGAACCAGCAGTTTGCTCCTCTGCCTGAGCAATATCAAGGACAGTCTATCTGGGCCGGTCGTTATTTCGTGTGATATCAGTTAAAAGCATAGCTGGTAAGATGTGTGCTAATGCTGCTCTAACCCTGCATTACtttcattacttttatttaaaaaaattttttgcaCCTTCATTTTATGCCCTACTTGATTTTCTAGTtgttaaatataactttaatgTTTAGAAGTTTTTGtactctaatatatattttttattcttgaagTTATTGAGAATGATTCTGGTGGATGTACCTGCATTCTTTTGCTAGCATGTTCAAACTCCAACTCTGAAGCCTTGTCGGTgttaaattttatgttgttggAGCATTGGTGGCCTTGGCTCATTGCAGGCGCTTGCTACTACAGAAGTGAGTAtcctaaatttaatttaattgatgaataaatttgtttataagtGTGCATTATTGGTGCTTACATATGCATTGGTGAGCAGATGTTCAATACCTTCTATATGTATGCTTTTTTAAGTTAGTACTCTATTAATGAGTATCCTAAATTTAGTACATCATTAATGAATATGTTTTGGCTGTTTTCGTTTGTTTCAGATTTCACTGAGCTCTTTTGGCTGGGAAGAGAAATATTGAAACATCGTATGGTGAGAAGTTGGAAGAAGTAATTTGCCTTATCGGGATAGGGGCTGGAGAATAGAATGTGTTAATATGATCATCATTGGTTTCAAAGCTTGTCAATAAAGGATGGGTGTGCTCGCTATGCTTCTTAACTTTTGTAAGGGTGAAGATGTTGAAGCTGCTGCTACCATCATCGGTTGGCAGCAGCTGATCATATAATAATGCATTTGGTAAGTTGTATGCAGGTTATAGCATCAGGGGTCGTCTACTGATAGGAAGGCTTGGCTTCCAGGTATGTTTGGTTGGGTGTCTGAACTGAAGTTGGCTGGTTTGGTGGGTTTTTTATTGAAGAAGAGCAGAATATATAATGGGTACAAGTGTCTGTGTGGTCGTGTCTGGATAAtcggaataaaaaaaaaaacctcaatgTTCTGTTATGTTACTTTATGCTTTATCAGTATTTTCTTCTAAGTTGTAATTGAGCTCGCAGGTTGAGTGGACGGTGTGGTCTTCTTTATCTTAAATAAGCTTGTGAAATAACACTACCTGTGTTAGTGGTGAAACGGTGTTTGATGTGTGGATTTCATCTTTTACTGTTTGATGATATTTTACTCTTGTCGGTATATTTGTGTTGAGCAATGCAATATATACTTAATTGGATATATAATTAGTATATgttgataatgtattattacgtaattaagtattttatttttaatttaaaattattttatcacattaAAAATGACAGTGAGTCTGGTCAGTGTTGGCAGTCTGTTCTGTTGGACCTTCGGCTCTCACAATACTGGGCCTTACGGGTTGGGATGAACCGTAGAAAATATGAGGCTCATGACTTGGTGCTACAGTGATAGACCAAGTCGGGCCTTATAGTAATGAATGTTGTTGtgttaatcttttttaaaaaatgctttttaattaaaaaaatttaaattatgtttttaaaatcgttttttaattattaaaattgaagacagtattttaaatattttattaataattttttatttatgataaaggAATGtgttatatcataaaaaatattataatgtaatataaattaattaattctattttaaatttagatctatttattaaatattttgattgataaaatataaatataaatataaaaaattattatttgtgaatacagttttagaataagaaaaaatgagaagGGAGGGATTTTAGAGAATAATGAAATTTGTAAACGAGAAGGGGGTGttgggtttatataaaatataaaatttttttaaaaaatgcaacGGCTTGCGCTTGACGCAGAAGTTGTTCTGCTGTGTGGTAGAATTCTGTCACATAGGACACGACAGAAGGGTAAGGGCAGAAGCCGTTCTTGCCCTTCAtatttaatacattttcttTAAACATGTCAACAGTAACTGGCCGGGGCTCTACAGGCTCACGACTCGATCCTGATAGCTCATGGTTCGGTTGTAGGTTGGTTTGactcaattaatttaaatcatataataaaatattatttatattttattataatttcccctatttatatataaattatatataaataataatatattattatataattaaataattaaaaataaattaatatttaattataaaaaatatatcataatttttatataaaaattacatatataattttattaatataaaaaataaatatatataattgtattaatgaTGTTGGAGGgaatatttcaaaataagaCGAAGGCAATCCTTGTGAGGCTGACAGGGATGGATTTTTTATTGTCTCGTTCCCGTTTGGTCATGCATCCAGCTGTCAcgcataatttattaaaatattaaagaatctgccgtattttcaaataattatcaaaatgctGTCAACCTTGATTCATTTGCTGAAAGCTCTGaccattttctttcttcccCATTTCTCGTATCTTTTTCTCGCATTAACTTAAAACCCTATATCTGAATTGACAACATGACGCGGTGGTGGTGGCAGAACGGCACAGCGTTGTCGACGGCGACACAATACAGATGCTTGGCTAGCATTGCGAACTTGTCGGCTGCGACGCTTGGCCTTTCCTGCCTCTTCTTGGTAGTTTTTCCCCAATCAACTTCAATCACAGCACCGTCAAACTCATTAATCTATTCCAAATTTGTTCTAACCCCATAGACAAAAAAAGTTTCATTGCTGAGGAAGAAACAAAATTCCAACCCCCCACCAAGCGCCAACTCCCGTTATCAATAACGTCAGAGCAAAATCACAGCACAACCTGCACAATCCTTGGTACCCTACAACACAACACAAACAAAGATTTTGTATTGGACTTGTTTGTGTTGAATTGAAATGGTTTATCACTGCAACTAGAAAAAGAAAGTTTctggaatataaaattaaagaacaTTAAGTTTAGTTAAATTGTAGGTTAAATGGTGGATACGGGATCGAGGATTCTCTGTTATTCTTGTAATAGGGGAGAAACGAAGATGGACATGAGTGAGAAATTTAACATCATCAGATCCCATTGTCATCTCAAATACCAAATCATTTATGGATGTATTGTCAAgaataagaaattaaagaatCATAAGTATTCTCAAAATCTGCAAGGTTAGAATTACAATCATAGAATATGATCCTAATTACATATTTCTACCTTTTGTCACATGTAACAGGAATTGAAATTGTTGGATAcctattttcaattttgatctCCACGTATAATCGACTTAAGAGTGTAACATCCATAAGtgtgaaaaaaattacaattttaaccTATTAAATGATCATATATAAAGGGTTTATATTCATTCAAATCATATAAGATAGAcgatataaatatcatatcacattaaataatttaagtgTTTGAATTATCGtttatagtgatatattattgttttaatagttatctaatttgaattttatttgagaCATGATTGTGTACGACTCCCATCGTTATGTCATATTGTTCTTAtctattttaaacttatatgaTATTTTCCCTTTCATTTAACTAGTGAACTAGTGGAAAATTTTGACAACTTAAGGGGTTTTCGGCTTCAAAATCAATGGCAAAGAGTTGAGGTAACTAGGAGTTTTTGACACAATGCGATTGATCAATTTTACGATTTTCCATAActtgattttgttgtttcattGAATAGGATCATACTAGGATCTTTATGAAAAGACTACTGTTGCCATAACATGATTTTCGATGGATGGGAATAGATGTTTTATGATTGAAAATATGTCATGGTCGGTTGCATTAGATCCGATGTTGTTTGCCATAACTATGATTATTAAATATACTAGAACATGTTTTTCAAGCAAGATTTTGAGATATGTTTTTGTGAGACTATTACAATGGGGCAATGTGACATAAACTATACACTTATAAAGAGAACGTGAGAGAGTTTATCGATTGTCATCCATTATAGGATATGTTAGGGtataaaatacattaattaacaTCTGTAATAGAATAAGTCAAGATCGAGAGTTTGTCGATTAACGTCTACAGTGAGATAAGCTAGGACAGTGATAATCAGAGAAATTGAGTCATATGGTTAAATTGTTGAGTCTCTCTCTTAGTGTAATCCAATTGATatagaataaaaatcaaaagaattttttaagaaaatgctTACATCACTAACTTCCGAGAGATGATTTAATGAACTTTTTAAGAAACTCCTATTTAGTGGGATCAATTGTTGCTAATTATGAATTGTTGTAAAACTTTTAGTGTAATTTTCGTAAATTGTGACggtaattttagattattagattaatgcactttgaaaataaatgatattgatTATGATCTAGTCTTAAAATTGTAACTTAACTTGTATTAAGATAGTATTTGGGTAGAAGTCTATCCTAACTAATTCTAGTTTTATCGTGTTTCTAGTTTCTAAATTTTAGAAAAGGATTGATTCTAACTCTGATTTTGGTTTcgattttattcatatattttcaatagATTTCCGCTCATCCTAAACCTCAATGTAAGCGAAAATTAATACTAACCTAGGATCATAGGAAAAACATACCCGATTTACTAAATCTGATAATTAATGATGATTAATAATTCGATACTCTCCTAGGAATATCCACAATACACTTTACTGATTTGTTTCCTTGTTTCTATAAAAATTCTTCCAGAGAATAGAAGAGAAAGAGTATtgtgttttctatattttttttgcgTAAGAATTTTAACTCCCAATGAAAGTTACGccagttcaaataaaaaaagagagtgccaattatttttaataattgtcaaggataaaattagaattattatatattataggttaatattgtatttacagTTATAATATATCGGTCAACCCATTATAGATGGATCGGATCCAATACTCAAATACTAGAAGAATTTATATGGGGAAGaggaataattaaatatatgaattgattaaaataattggAAGTAAACATTGGCATGCAAAAGCGGGTAAATATGCAAAGAAATTGACATCTGTCAGACTCACCATGGCCTCCCCGGAAACTtatgccatttttttttttttaaatgtttgtaTTATTGTGATATCTTAATTAATCAATGATTATGacatcttttattattattattattatttatgcaatttttttgccttttttactataattcttttttttttaaggcacTCATAAATTCTTTtggaatttattttaaattattactcaAGTACAACATTTCCGTGACCACAAAGACTCTCTTTTCCAGCCTGTCACAAACTCATTCATTTTATATACAAGTCTCTTGGCATTATTCACACCCATTATTTGCTTAATTTGCAATTTCACCtgtaaagtttcaaaaatataaatattcattactCTATTAACATTcatcaaaatatcatttagctaaaaatattaaaaaaactaaaaatttattatatttttctttatttaaagtttgaaaagtgaacattttttctttaaggtttttttctctttttctctgatCATCAACGTTCTCTCTCTCCGGTCTCTTTTGTTGATCTCCCCTGTCATCTTTGTTGAAATCATTTTCGTCTCTGACGAAATCAATAAGAAAGGGCAACGGGAATGACTAGAGGGAAGAAAATGTTGATGGTCGAAAAGAAGATGGGCATCAAAAAGTGAAATCTAGGTTGAAAATgctcacttttcaaagtttgaataagaaaaaatggttagattttaaaactaaataaaggATGtgataaacttttaattttttaatatttttaattaaataatatttttatttttaatctaaacaataaattttatcataaggatacgagtttaaattttttaaatttaatatatgaaattttatcatttattgttTCAACAAAACTCgagggaacaagtcttttggcttatATAAAATGGAATATCCAAAagatataatgttattttatataattgttaaCTGAGATACTATATCATACAATTTCTCTCCTTTAttgatatcaaatattatagATTTTCTCCTTTTCTGATCGGATCTGTTTCTCATCCACAATTTATTTCCATCTAAGAAACACCAAAACCTTATCTTTCTCAtatgtatacacataacatGTCACCCGACGCAACCAAAATTTCTTTAACTCTTGCCTTTCCTTTCCCATCAACCCATctccatttctctctctctctctctgtctatatatatttctcttcacCGCCATTCAACTAAAATCTTCCCTTTCCAcacaacaaccaaaaaaaaaaatttttttgaataatgttCTCTAAATTACACtcctttttatgtttgttttttgttcttcttcttcttttccataGCCACACCCTTCATCTCCATGCTAATCCCATCAAAACCGTGGTGGTTTTAGTGATGGAGAATCGTTCCTTTGATCATATGCTGGGATGGATGAAGAAACTCAACCCCAAAATCGACGGTGTTGATGGTTCCCAATTCAATCTATTAAATGCCTCCGATCCCAACTCTCGTCgcttcttcttcaacaaccaGGCTCACTTCCTCGACCCTGATCCCGGCCACTCTTTCCAGGCCATTAGGGAGCAGTTGTTCGGTTCTAATGACACCTCAGCTGATCCCCCTCCTATGAACGGCTTTGCTCAGCAGGCTTTCTCCATGGATCCCTCCTTCAACATGTCTAACGATGTGATGAACGGCTTTGATCCTGATATGCTCCCTGTTTACAAAGCTCTCGTCTCTGAATTTGCTGTGTTTGACAGGTGGGTTCACAGTTCTCCTGGCTGTAAATGTTTACATTAATGGCGCCCATAAATGCTATATTAATTATACACAGAAATGTTCCTATCTTCatcttattatatatgtatatatagaaaGTGTTTCAAGATTTATCTtggtattattgaaatattattttaacactTCAATGCCTCGTCTAGGTAGTTAAAAAAGGgattttaggtataaaaaagtattaaaaaaatataaatttaagtttttttataatatattaaaattaaaattttaacatatttgatttagttattttattctatttaatttgattaaaaaataataatttaacttaaataatatatatatatatatatatatatatatatatatatatatatatatatatatatatatgtacgtACGTATAGAGATTTTATCACGTGTCCGTAAGAAGTGGCGTCTGTTGGTTTTGACCTAACAAGATTAAGACCAGATAGATAGAAAATCAGAAAATTATATCTGGGGATCAATtgtaatttagaaaattatatatggggatcaattgaatttttaataaataagaggGATCAAAGGAGTTTTAACATAACTTcacaaatttttgtattttgcttAGGTGGTTTGCGTCGGTGCCTTCGTCGACGCAGCCCAATAGGCTGTTCGTGCACTCGGGGACATCGGCCGGAGCAACGAGCAACATTCCGGCGTTGCTAATCAAAGGGTACCCACAAAGGACGATTTTCCAGAACCTCGACGACGCTAAAATAGACTGGGGGATATACTACCAGAACATTCCAGCGACACTGTTTTATAGAAACCTAAGAAAGCTGAAATACATTGGAAAATTTCACCCTTACGGCTCGTCCTTCAAGAAAGACGCACAACAAGGCAAGCTTCCGGGTTATGTTGTGCTGGAGCAACGGTACACAGACAGCAAAAAGGAGCCTGCAAATGACGATCATCCAACACATGATGTGTATCAGGGACAGATGTTTGTGAAGGAGGTGTATGAGACTCTGAGGGCCAGTCCACAGTGGAATGAAACTCTGCTTGTGATCACTTATGATGAACATGGTGGATATTTTGATCATGTGGCTACGCCTGTTCGTGGGGTCCCTAGCCCTGATGGGATCGTGGGGCCTGAGccttttcttttcaagtttGATCGGTTGGGGGTTAGGGTTCCGACGATCATGGTGTCGCCTTGGATTGAAAAGGGCACTGGTAAGTACATCTTAACCCATAAAAACTTCCTACTATCTGTCAAAAAATATTGACAAATGTTTAATTTACCTAATGAACTGATGCACATTGTGTCAGGTCTAAGTAATTAAATTAGTCCACTAAGATTGAAGGGTTTTCGATATGATTCAAAACCCTCTAACATTTTAACAGATAGGCTTATGTGTTTCTATAAATCaatttactatattataaatattttaatgaactGTATCGAACTGGCCCGTAGGCCTTACCCCAAAGCCTCGATAAGATTAGTATAGCTCGTAGACCTGACACAATCCAGTGCAGTAGCAAACCACCCTAGCCCCCTAACTTGACTAATCCACCCTCACTAATTAGCTACTCAGGCAGCCATTTCACACTACTTTTTTCAAATggagataaaatataaagactCCCCACTTTGTTTTCTTCCTCAATTTGTCAAAACAACCCACTGCGATGGGTTGCTTGGTTGGCTGAGCTTTTCAATTGTCAAACTTAAACCTACCTTAACTTTTATCCACAGTTGCTTTTTTCAACTGAAGggtttttatatgtataacatCCTTGATTTTGCCCTAGTAAAATACAAGTACATAGAGAAGAAATCAATTATCAAGTTgtaaagaattgaaaaagtCAGACTAATTTTATGATGTGATAATGCAGTTGTGCATGGACCTAATGGGTCACCTTTTCCAACGTCGGAATACGAGCATTCTTCTATTACGGCAACAGTCAAGAAAATCTACAACCTGCCTAATTTTCTTACTAAGAGGGATGAATGGGCGGGCACCTTTGAAGGCATTCTCCAGACTCGGACAGAACCCAGAACTGATTGCCCAGGTAATTGCTTTATCCTCTACCTCTATGAATCTCCCTAActcattatattttcattgcAATTCAATTGATTTCACTCTGATATTTGAACAGAGCAACTCCCAACGCCAGTCAGGATCAGGCCCGGTGATGCAAATGAAGACGCACAGCTTAGTGAATTCCAACAGGAGCTACTGCAACTTGCAGCAGTACTAAAAGGAGACAATATCTTTACGAGTTTCCCAGAAAAAATAGGTAAGAACATGACTGTCAAGCAAGGAAAGGAGTACATGGAAGATGCAGTAAGGCGCTTCTTCGAGGCAGGGCAACAAGCTAAAAGAATGGGAGTTGACGAGGAACAAATTGTACAAATGAAACCCTCCCTCACTACAAGATCATCAAAACCTTCAACAAAGCAGCCATAATGAAAAACAGCAACATGACTCTAcgtttcttttaattaaaaaatttatgaaattatcaATGGTTCTGTAGATCTAAATAAACTCCAACAGAAATATGTGTCAATCTGATTTCTATAACTATCAAGAAATCACTCCAAGAAAATCAGCATTTGAGCCATTTTATGCTCATTTGACATGCAAATAAGTGCTTTATGCGTGATGAGCTACCATGTCTATATCaacttgaaaatatgaaaacttaATCTTTCCCCATGTGTTATTAACCAAACAAAAAGACTAACAAACAATCTCAGCAAGGAATTCTGAATTTACAGGTTTTTAACATTCAGCATCAAAATTTAACTATATACTCTAAATGTGAGCAAAATGCGAGCAGAAAACTTTAGAGGCCTTAATGCTTACATCAGGAAGTATGAACAATCAAGGATCcccttatttgatttataattttctcttctttgtctGTACCACCTTTTCATTTACCTGTGATTAGAATCAACAAATCTCATCTGGAAAATGCTAGTAGCAATGAACAA belongs to Mangifera indica cultivar Alphonso chromosome 2, CATAS_Mindica_2.1, whole genome shotgun sequence and includes:
- the LOC123208769 gene encoding non-specific phospholipase C2, producing the protein MFSKLHSFLCLFFVLLLLFHSHTLHLHANPIKTVVVLVMENRSFDHMLGWMKKLNPKIDGVDGSQFNLLNASDPNSRRFFFNNQAHFLDPDPGHSFQAIREQLFGSNDTSADPPPMNGFAQQAFSMDPSFNMSNDVMNGFDPDMLPVYKALVSEFAVFDRWFASVPSSTQPNRLFVHSGTSAGATSNIPALLIKGYPQRTIFQNLDDAKIDWGIYYQNIPATLFYRNLRKLKYIGKFHPYGSSFKKDAQQGKLPGYVVLEQRYTDSKKEPANDDHPTHDVYQGQMFVKEVYETLRASPQWNETLLVITYDEHGGYFDHVATPVRGVPSPDGIVGPEPFLFKFDRLGVRVPTIMVSPWIEKGTVVHGPNGSPFPTSEYEHSSITATVKKIYNLPNFLTKRDEWAGTFEGILQTRTEPRTDCPEQLPTPVRIRPGDANEDAQLSEFQQELLQLAAVLKGDNIFTSFPEKIGKNMTVKQGKEYMEDAVRRFFEAGQQAKRMGVDEEQIVQMKPSLTTRSSKPSTKQP